The proteins below are encoded in one region of Micromonospora sp. DSM 45708:
- a CDS encoding MarR family winged helix-turn-helix transcriptional regulator — MTSRAPGGLPDEFLEYRLVRLAGRLERRFASALAPTGLSPRQFSVLAVLTESPGVTSADLARAVLTTPQSMGPLLDQMEARGLVERTAGRGRGRAAPIQVTDTGAALLREAAGLVDALDDSTRRRLGERDHRELNRLLAILAEHVGDD; from the coding sequence GTGACGAGCCGCGCACCCGGGGGACTGCCCGACGAGTTCCTGGAATACCGCCTGGTCCGGTTGGCCGGCCGGCTGGAACGCCGCTTCGCCTCGGCGCTCGCCCCGACCGGGCTCTCACCCCGCCAGTTCAGCGTGCTGGCGGTCCTCACCGAATCGCCCGGCGTGACCTCCGCAGACCTCGCGCGGGCCGTGCTGACCACCCCGCAGAGCATGGGCCCACTGCTGGACCAGATGGAGGCCCGAGGGTTGGTCGAGCGGACCGCCGGCCGTGGTCGGGGCCGAGCCGCGCCGATCCAGGTGACCGACACCGGAGCGGCGCTGCTGCGGGAGGCGGCCGGGTTGGTCGACGCGCTCGACGACTCCACCCGGCGGCGGCTCGGCGAACGGGACCACCGGGAGCTGAACCGCCTCCTGGCGATCCTGGCCGAGCACGTCGGCGACGACTGA
- a CDS encoding helix-turn-helix domain-containing protein, with translation MAETGSSVPRRQLGRLLRQAREEAGINLEAAAKTLEWSRAKMYRLEAGHTSLRTHDVNLMCQLYGTSTDLTEVLVSLARESKSRGWWHAYGDAIPAWFELYVGLEAAACHIRQYEPNLIPGLLQTPEYMSVVFETKPGRTTQEVAQKVALRMERQKLLARRSPAAPLFETIVDEAVLHRPIGDVEAWRAQLAYLVNAAQATNIRVRVLPRDIGPHRASVAGNFVLLDFPAKGTRPAEPTTVYSESMTGSIYLDRRSEVETYSSAWETLWSLALDERASEDLVGAVIKETYDD, from the coding sequence ATGGCCGAGACGGGATCTTCCGTCCCGCGTCGGCAACTCGGCCGGCTGCTGCGGCAGGCGCGCGAGGAAGCCGGCATCAACCTGGAAGCCGCCGCGAAGACGCTGGAGTGGTCACGGGCGAAGATGTACCGGCTGGAGGCCGGCCACACCTCGCTCCGCACCCACGACGTGAACCTCATGTGCCAGCTCTACGGCACCTCGACCGACCTGACCGAAGTCCTCGTCTCACTCGCCCGGGAAAGCAAGAGCCGGGGCTGGTGGCACGCCTACGGCGATGCGATCCCCGCCTGGTTCGAGCTTTACGTCGGGCTGGAGGCTGCCGCCTGCCACATCCGGCAGTACGAGCCGAATCTGATCCCGGGACTCCTTCAGACACCCGAATACATGTCGGTGGTCTTCGAGACCAAGCCGGGCCGCACAACGCAGGAGGTGGCCCAGAAGGTCGCCCTCCGGATGGAGCGGCAAAAGCTTCTCGCCCGGCGGAGTCCGGCAGCACCTCTCTTCGAAACGATCGTCGACGAGGCTGTCCTGCATCGGCCGATCGGTGACGTGGAAGCGTGGCGGGCGCAGTTGGCCTACCTGGTCAACGCGGCCCAGGCAACGAACATCAGGGTCCGCGTGCTGCCGAGGGACATCGGCCCACACCGAGCATCCGTCGCTGGCAACTTCGTGCTGCTCGACTTTCCCGCGAAGGGCACCCGGCCTGCCGAGCCGACCACGGTCTACAGCGAGTCGATGACCGGCAGCATCTACCTCGATCGGAGGAGTGAGGTGGAGACTTACTCGTCGGCTTGGGAGACTCTTTGGAGCCTTGCCCTGGACGAACGCGCCTCCGAAGATCTGGTGGGCGCCGTGATCAAGGAGACCTACGATGACTGA
- a CDS encoding YajQ family cyclic di-GMP-binding protein has product MAASPSFDIVSKVDRQEVDNALRQAEKELATRFDFRGTGAEISWSGEEAISLQAETEERVRAALDVFKEKLVKRNISMKSLDAGDPRASGKIFKIDAKVIQGIDTDKAKAISKKIRDEGPKGVQAQIQGDQLRVTGKKKDDLQAVISLLKGEDFGVALQFTNYR; this is encoded by the coding sequence ATGGCAGCGAGCCCGTCGTTCGACATCGTGAGCAAGGTTGACCGCCAGGAGGTCGACAACGCCCTCCGCCAGGCGGAGAAGGAGCTCGCGACGCGGTTCGACTTCCGCGGGACCGGGGCCGAGATCTCCTGGTCGGGCGAGGAGGCGATCAGCCTTCAGGCGGAGACCGAGGAGCGGGTGCGCGCCGCGCTGGACGTCTTCAAGGAGAAGCTGGTCAAGCGGAACATCTCGATGAAGTCGCTGGACGCCGGCGACCCGCGCGCCTCGGGCAAGATCTTCAAGATCGACGCCAAGGTGATCCAGGGCATCGACACCGACAAGGCCAAGGCGATCAGCAAGAAGATCCGCGACGAGGGTCCGAAGGGCGTGCAGGCGCAGATCCAGGGTGACCAGCTCCGCGTCACCGGCAAGAAGAAGGACGACCTTCAGGCCGTCATCTCGCTGCTCAAGGGCGAGGACTTCGGGGTGGCGCTCCAGTTCACCAACTACCGCTAG
- a CDS encoding DUF397 domain-containing protein produces MTELTTIHWRKSSYSGNEGNCVEVADNLPGVVGVRDSKDVAGPSLTFNSAQWASFVEFVRDGSRN; encoded by the coding sequence ATGACTGAGCTGACCACGATCCACTGGCGCAAGAGCAGCTACAGCGGCAACGAGGGCAACTGTGTCGAGGTTGCCGACAATCTTCCGGGCGTCGTGGGCGTACGGGACAGCAAGGACGTCGCCGGTCCGTCGCTGACGTTCAACTCGGCCCAGTGGGCTTCCTTTGTCGAGTTCGTCAGGGACGGATCCCGCAACTGA